GCTTTGCTGAAATATCCTGCGATTTGGGCAGCTAAAAATATTGTATCTTCATCTACTTCATCGCCTTTTGTATCGATGATGACATGAGAGCCAGGAATATCTTTTGTATGAAGCCATATATCATCGTTGTGTGCTACTTTGAAAGTCAGTTTATCATTTTGATAGTTATTTTTGCCTACATATAAAATCATATCATTTGGCAATTTGAATTTATATGGTTTAGATGGAGCAACAGAGGCTTTTTTCTTTGTATCAGGTGGTATAAAGCCTGCTTTTATCATTTCTTGCTTTATATCTTCAATATCAGAAAAAGTATTTACTGTATCAAGGGCGGCTTCAATGGATTGAGCATAATTTTTATCGCGATGACATTGTTTAATCTGAATTTGTAACATTTCTTGAGAACGCTTTAATTTATCATATTTTTTATAATAAGCCTGTGCATTTTGAATTAATGTGAGTTTAGTATCAAGCGTAATTTTTATGAGTGCACCATTTTCGTCATAAATATTAGGTACAGAAATTTCTTTGTCTTTATGGTCTGTAAACTGATATTGGTATGTCATTAAATTATCAGCTTTTATTTTTTGTTTTTCTGCTTTTTGCGCTTTAGAAAATTCTTCAGCAAGTATTTTTTCTTTTTTCACCAAGCGATTTATTTCATTATGAATGATTTTTAAATATGTGTCTTTTTCAGGAATTTTGTTGCTGTTCACAAAGTTCTTAGATTGTTCCATTAAATCATTCATTGTATCAAATGTCTGTACTGTAAATTTATTTTCAGGAAAAGTATGCAAGGCAAATGGTGTCATTGCTTTTATCTTTTGTTTTTTATCCAGGACAAGAGTTGGAGAAAATTCTTTTTGCAGATAACAAGATTTTATTTCATCAATGGCTTTTTGCAATGATTGAAAATCACTATTATCCATTTCTTTAATTAATAAATCATCGTATAATCCAGCAAGATAAATGACTTCCTGAACGCTAACAGGACCAAAACCGAGTGCACTAGCTAAAATTGCTTGATATAGGGTGCCTTCTTTATATATTTTTACGCGTTCAATAAAATCTTCGGAATTGGCATTTAATATATTTAATTTATCTTGAACAGGGGGTAATTCATATTGATGACCAGGCAGAACAGTGCGTACACGGTTATTATTTTCACCGACTTTGCGGAAAGCATCAATAATAGTTCCATCTTGCATTAAAATTAAATTACTGTATTTTCCCATCAGTTCAGCAACTAGTGTTTTTGTTATGATAACACCTTTAGGTCCTAATGTATCAATATCGATTAATGCCATGCGGTCAAGACCGTATTGACTGATTGAGGCAATGCGTCCGCCTTCGAGCTGTTTGCGTAAAACCATGCAAAAAACAGGTGGTTCAGGTGGATTTTCCGGTTGAACAGGTGTTATATTTACCATAGGGTTTTGAGGATTTATGGATAAATATAAAATATGAGTTTGTCTTGGTTGACGTATATAAAAATATACATCTTGCTTATTTGGCTGACAAATGCGGTCAATGCGACCACCAGCGATTTTTTCATTTAATTCATCTATTAAAGGTTTTAAAGAAAAACCGTCTAAGCTCATAAAAAATAGCTCCTTTCAGTATAATTTTATCGCAATTATATTGGTTGATTTTTAATTATTTAGATATTTTTATAGGAAAACTAAGCAGTATATTTATTTTAATGATTTTTTGATGTTGTGTAAATAGTGGTAGGTTTTCATCTAGGCATTTTTCGTCAAAAAATCAGCATTAATTGATGTATTATGAAAGAAAATAGATATGTACAATGTATTTAAGCAGGATTATTGATAATAAATAGCGAACTATATTTTAGTTATTTGTTATAAAATCTATATTGTTTGTTGCAGACAATATATAAATTAAGGTAAAATCGTATATGATTTTAAGGAGGATTTTGTAATGAAGTTTGATTTTGTTAAATGGCAGGCTTGTGGAAATGATTTTGTACTGGTAAATGCGTTTAATGGTGAAGATGTGTCTGAAATCAGAAATAATGCCGAAAAAATCTGTGACCGTCATTTTGGTGCAGGTGCAGATGGTGTTATTTTTATTTTGCCATCAAAAGTAGCAGATTTTCGCATGCAGATTATCAACAGCGATGGTAGTGAAGCTGAAATGTGTGGCAATGGTATTCGTTGTTTTGCTAAAGCTGTTTATGGTGCAGGGCTCACTACTAAGCGTAAATTTGCAGTAGAAACGGGAGCTGGCATCATCATTCCAGAAATTCAAGAAGATGGTACTGTTCATGTTGATATGGGAGAACCAATTTTGGAAGGTGACAAAATTCCAGTTGCTGGCTTTGGCAATGGAAAAGTAATCAATGAAGATATCATAGTTGATGGAAAAAATTATAAGATGACATGTGTATCTATGGGCAATCCACATTGTGTTGTCTTTGTAGATGATATCAACGAAATTAAATTGGATGAAATCGGTCCTAAATTTGAAACACATAGTGCTTTTCCACGTAAGACAAATACGGAATTTGTAGAAATTAAAAATGATGGTTATGTACGTATGCGTGTTTGGGAACGTGGTGCTGGCATTACATTAGCATGTGGAACGGGTTCTTGTGCTACAGGTGTTGCATGCATGCTCAATAATTTGACTAAACGACAGATACAAGTAGAACTTGATGGTGGTATACTTAAAATTGAATGGGCTGACAATAATCATATTTATATGACTGGCCCAGCTACAAAAGTATATGAAGCTAGATGGGTTGATTAAGGGGGATTAATGTGCCAAGAAGTATGACTGGTTTTGGCAGTGCACAGTTTGATGATGGTAAATATAAAATCGGCGTAGAAATGAAAGCCGTAAATAATCGTTATCGTGATGTATCAGTGCGTATGCCAAATATGTTGCGTTCATTAGAGACGGATATTGTTGGTGTTTTGAACGAATATAATTTACGTGGTAAAATAGACATATATATAAATTTTGTTGATAATAGCGATAATAAAAAACAATTATCAGTTGACAGAAATTTATTAGTTGCGTATTATAGTAGCTTGCAGGAAATTGAAAATACGATAAAAAAAGCGTATAAAAAAAGTAAATTTGACAAGATTTCCTTGGTGGATTTAGCCTCTTATCCGGGAATTGTTAATGAAGAAGATGTACAGCTCAATTTAGAAGAAATAAAACCTTTATTGCTTAAAACGGTTAAAGAAGCTACAGAAGCCTTCGTTAAGATGAAAGAAATCGAAGGAGAAAATCTCAAAAAAGATTTGACGAAACGCATAGCTGTAATTGCTGATTTAGTGGAAAAAATTCGTTTAGTTGCTCCAGAAAGATTGGTTAATTATCGCAATCATTTAATGGAAGTATTGAATGGACTTTTGGCGGAAACAGATATTGAGGAAAGTCGCGTTATTCAAGAATGTGCTATAATGGCTGACAAAATAGATATTACAGAAGAGCTTGTACGCATGGACAGTCATTTACAACAGTTTGGCGAAAGTTTAAATGCCAAAGGTAATATCGGCAGAAAAATGGATTTCATTGTACAAGAGATGAATCGCGAAACGAATACAATGGCATCGAAAGCTAATAATGCTAATATCGCTAAATTAGTAGTAGAAATAAAAGGCGAATTAGAAAAGATACGTGAACAAATCCAAAATATTGAATAACCATTAAAGGTGAAGCTGTAATAATGAAAGTTAATTTGATTAACATTGGTTATGGTAATATCGTAGCCGCTAACAGAATTATTTCCATAATTGGCCCAGAGTCAGCACCTGTGAAGAGAATTATTCAAGATGCAAAAGAAGCCAAAAATTTAATAGATGCAACATTTGGCAAGAAGACTCGTTCTGTGATTATCATGGACAGCGGACATGTCATATTATCTGCTGTACAGCCAGAAACAGTGGCCAGCCGAATTAATATTGAAATAAGAAGAGAAAAGGATTAAAACGATGAGTAAAAAAAAGGGGAATTTGATAGTCATTTCTGGACCATCAGGTACAGGAAAAGGGACAGTTTGCAAACAATTATTGCAAAAGCATAGTGAAATAGCATATTCTATTTCAGCAACTACTCGTGCGCCACGCGTAGGCGAAGTTAATGGTAAAGACTATTGGTTTTTATCAAAAGAAGAATTTCAACAGATGATTAATGAAAATAAACTTTTGGAATGGGCAGAAGTTTATGGTAATTATTATGGTACACCAGTGGAAAAAGTGCGCGAAGTATTAGAAAGTGGCCGTGATATGCTACTTGAAATCGATACAAAAGGTGCATTAAATGTGCAGAAAATCTTTTTAAAAGAAGCTACATTTATATTTTTAATTCCACCATCTTTAAAAGAACTCGAAAAACGCATTCGCGGTCGTGGCAAAGATTCTGAAGAAGCAATTGTACGCCGTCTTGATGAAGCTGTAGGCGAAATCTCACGTGGCAATAATTATGATTATATTATTGTAAATGATGTAGTCGATGATGTAGTTAGAAAAATCGAATATATTATTGAAGCAGAACGCTGTGCAGTGTATAATAATTTAGATAAGCTACAAGAGCTTATGAATGAAAAAAAGTAAAATGATTTAAAAAGGAGAGGATTTATAATGGATATTGTACATCCTTCTATGGACCAACTTTTACCAAAAGTTGATAGTAAATACACATTAGTGGTATTAGCAGCAAAAAGAGCTAGACAAATTTTAACAGGTTCTCCTGTAAAATCCCAATTACAATCTCACAAAGATGTAACAAATGCTCTTGAAGAAATTGCTGAAGATAAAATCACTTATAAACGTGAAAAAAAAGCATTATAATAAGGGGCTAAAAAATGCTGAAAGATAAAAATGTCTTGTTGGCTGTTTGCGGTGGGATAGCTGTCTATAAAGTTATAGAAGTTGCCAGTCGTCTGCGCAAAGCAGGGGCTAATGTGCATGTAGTCATGACAAAAGAGGCTACTAATTTCGTAACACCACTCACATTTCAAGAAATCAGTGGCAATCCTGTCAATGTTTCTATGTGGGAAAAAGTTACAAATTGGAATGTTGAACATATTGCATTGGCTAATTTAGCTGACTTAGTGCTCGTTGCACCAGCTACAGCCAATATAATTGGTAAAATTGCTGGTGGCATAGCTGATGATATGCTTTCTACAGTTATCATGGCAACAAAAGCACCTGTATTATTAGCACCAGCTATGAATAGCAATATGTATACAAATCCAATAACACAGCGCAACTTGGATACTTTA
The window above is part of the Megamonas hypermegale genome. Proteins encoded here:
- a CDS encoding Rqc2 family fibronectin-binding protein, encoding MSLDGFSLKPLIDELNEKIAGGRIDRICQPNKQDVYFYIRQPRQTHILYLSINPQNPMVNITPVQPENPPEPPVFCMVLRKQLEGGRIASISQYGLDRMALIDIDTLGPKGVIITKTLVAELMGKYSNLILMQDGTIIDAFRKVGENNNRVRTVLPGHQYELPPVQDKLNILNANSEDFIERVKIYKEGTLYQAILASALGFGPVSVQEVIYLAGLYDDLLIKEMDNSDFQSLQKAIDEIKSCYLQKEFSPTLVLDKKQKIKAMTPFALHTFPENKFTVQTFDTMNDLMEQSKNFVNSNKIPEKDTYLKIIHNEINRLVKKEKILAEEFSKAQKAEKQKIKADNLMTYQYQFTDHKDKEISVPNIYDENGALIKITLDTKLTLIQNAQAYYKKYDKLKRSQEMLQIQIKQCHRDKNYAQSIEAALDTVNTFSDIEDIKQEMIKAGFIPPDTKKKASVAPSKPYKFKLPNDMILYVGKNNYQNDKLTFKVAHNDDIWLHTKDIPGSHVIIDTKGDEVDEDTIFLAAQIAGYFSKARNSSKIPVDYVQRKYVKKPSGAKPGFVIFTNNKTLYVTPDEEQIQSIINYDLNKK
- the dapF gene encoding diaminopimelate epimerase — protein: MKFDFVKWQACGNDFVLVNAFNGEDVSEIRNNAEKICDRHFGAGADGVIFILPSKVADFRMQIINSDGSEAEMCGNGIRCFAKAVYGAGLTTKRKFAVETGAGIIIPEIQEDGTVHVDMGEPILEGDKIPVAGFGNGKVINEDIIVDGKNYKMTCVSMGNPHCVVFVDDINEIKLDEIGPKFETHSAFPRKTNTEFVEIKNDGYVRMRVWERGAGITLACGTGSCATGVACMLNNLTKRQIQVELDGGILKIEWADNNHIYMTGPATKVYEARWVD
- a CDS encoding YicC/YloC family endoribonuclease; protein product: MPRSMTGFGSAQFDDGKYKIGVEMKAVNNRYRDVSVRMPNMLRSLETDIVGVLNEYNLRGKIDIYINFVDNSDNKKQLSVDRNLLVAYYSSLQEIENTIKKAYKKSKFDKISLVDLASYPGIVNEEDVQLNLEEIKPLLLKTVKEATEAFVKMKEIEGENLKKDLTKRIAVIADLVEKIRLVAPERLVNYRNHLMEVLNGLLAETDIEESRVIQECAIMADKIDITEELVRMDSHLQQFGESLNAKGNIGRKMDFIVQEMNRETNTMASKANNANIAKLVVEIKGELEKIREQIQNIE
- the remA gene encoding extracellular matrix/biofilm regulator RemA, with amino-acid sequence MKVNLINIGYGNIVAANRIISIIGPESAPVKRIIQDAKEAKNLIDATFGKKTRSVIIMDSGHVILSAVQPETVASRINIEIRREKD
- the gmk gene encoding guanylate kinase; the protein is MSKKKGNLIVISGPSGTGKGTVCKQLLQKHSEIAYSISATTRAPRVGEVNGKDYWFLSKEEFQQMINENKLLEWAEVYGNYYGTPVEKVREVLESGRDMLLEIDTKGALNVQKIFLKEATFIFLIPPSLKELEKRIRGRGKDSEEAIVRRLDEAVGEISRGNNYDYIIVNDVVDDVVRKIEYIIEAERCAVYNNLDKLQELMNEKK
- the rpoZ gene encoding DNA-directed RNA polymerase subunit omega → MDIVHPSMDQLLPKVDSKYTLVVLAAKRARQILTGSPVKSQLQSHKDVTNALEEIAEDKITYKREKKAL